A genomic window from Silene latifolia isolate original U9 population chromosome Y, ASM4854445v1, whole genome shotgun sequence includes:
- the LOC141627686 gene encoding uncharacterized protein LOC141627686: MKKPNLTDDERHRVVCLLFESCKNGKPAHGKMNEVASMFNDTRKSIFTIWTTAKQQRVHEVHINVRSKIRGKKGKERIPCPLEAIMALDVSKRTTLKRLGKAIGHAPSTCHRWVKQGLIKSHTSSIHSALSEDHKHIRLHFVMGKLVFDRLLRCVMFKDMGTIIHIDEKWFYMTNPKCRYYIGSNEALPYRSCKSKRYITKIMFLAAVLRPTYKGNGELLFDGKFGIWPFTYQEPAKRKSKNREAGTIVTKPVESITKAVTKEALINLVIPAIKEKWPASASKNISIQHDNAKPHISGKDKDFMEAANSDGFNIKLTQQPANSSDLNILDLGFFRSIQSIQDENPAKTVEQLVQNVTEAYEAETAETLDNVFLSLQACMVEIVQKRGHNNYPLPHLVKATQRRQGTLPRDLTVNEDLVKECIQFLITCGLMSDLYQLMLYLGIQVCF; this comes from the coding sequence ATGAAAAAACCTAATCTAACAGATGATGAGAGACATAGGGTGGTATGCTTGCTGTTTGAGAGCTGTAAAAACGGGAAACCTGCACATGGGAAGATGAATGAAGTGGCAAGCATGTTCAATGACACAAGGAAATCCATTTTCACTATATGGACAACAGCAAAACAACAGAGGGTACATGAAGTTCATATTAATGTGAGGAGTAAGATAAGGGGAAAGAAGGGGAAAGAAAGGATACCTTGTCCATTAGAGGCCATAATGGCACTTGATGTGTCAAAGAGAACAACACTGAAAAGGTTGGGCAAGGCTATAGGGCATGCACCATCTACCTGCCATAGATGGGTAAAACAAGGACTTATTAAGTCTCACACAAGTTCAATACATTCAGCTTTAAGTGAAGACCACAAACATATAAGGTTACATTTTGTAATGGGGAAATTAGTCTTTGATAGGCTATTGAGGTGTGTAATGTTCAAGGATATGGGTACTATCATTCACATTGATGaaaaatggttttatatgacaaaTCCAAAGTGTAGATACTACATTGGCAGTAATGAAGCTCTTCCTTATAGAAGTTGTAAAAGCAAGAGATACATAACAAAAATCATGTTCTTAGCAGCAGTTTTAAGGCCAACATACAAAGGAAATGGAGAACTTTTGTTTGATGGAAAGTTTGGTATATGGCCATTTACTTATCAAGAACCAGCAAAAAGAAAAAGTAAGAATAGGGAAGCTGGTACAATAGTCACAAAACCAGTTGAATCTATCACAAAGGCAGTCACAAAAGAAGCATTGATCAACTTAGTGATACCAGCCATTAAAGAAAAATGGCCAGCATCTGCATCAAAGAATATAAGTATTCAACATGATAATGCTAAGCCTCATATAAGTGGTAAAGACAAAGATTTCATGGAGGCAGCCAATTCAGATGGATTTAACATCAAGTTAACACAACAACCAGCAAACTCATCTGACTTGAACATTTTAGATCTAGGTTTCTTTAGATCAATTCAGTCTATTCAAGATGAAAACCCAGCAAAAACAGTTGAACAGTTGGTGCAAAATGTAACTGAAGCATATGAAGCAGAGACAGCTGAAACACTAGACAATGTTTTTCTAAGTTTACAAGCTTGTATGGTGGAAATTGTGCAAAAGAGAGGCCATAATAACTACCCACTACCACATCTTGTAAAGGCTACACAAAGAAGGCAAGGAACACTACCAAGAGACTTAACAGTTAATGAAGATTTGGTGAAGGAATGCATTCAATTTTTAATAACTTGTGGACTGATGAGTGATTTATATCAATTAATGTTATATCTAGGCATCCAAGTCTGCTTTTGA